Proteins found in one bacterium genomic segment:
- a CDS encoding type IV toxin-antitoxin system AbiEi family antitoxin gives MSQELIAAVLDKLSSICGLKLTHHKTAHKLGNAGVVELHYQGTDAQFCVESRKQITTTAVNMMLSARAPEQFRNLLLVAPAITPACAKLLKARDICYADAAGNFFLHAGPLYLHATGQKIPKHGAEDGLMPVRQSFATNALKLIFAILTDPDLDHEPAKALLNQNYRIIGRITGTPLGSIAATMSALQTGGYVVTGEKGEKLLLNRKKLMSRWIEDYAARLRPRLVGGHYWVPSAQWWVKADINETNGLWGGEVAGAKLTAYLSPETATIYCDDLLSEFILHASLYKDPVGKVEVLRPFWGPLPWAKHKDCVHPLLVYADLIASEIDRNVETAQRVYDRHLRQIIEPD, from the coding sequence ATGAGCCAAGAGTTAATAGCGGCTGTTTTGGACAAACTATCGAGCATTTGTGGGCTTAAACTTACGCATCATAAGACAGCCCATAAATTAGGTAATGCCGGGGTGGTGGAACTTCACTACCAGGGTACTGACGCCCAGTTTTGTGTTGAAAGCCGGAAGCAGATTACTACGACGGCTGTGAATATGATGCTTTCTGCTCGCGCGCCGGAGCAGTTCCGCAATCTCCTGCTCGTGGCTCCGGCAATTACTCCCGCTTGCGCCAAACTATTGAAGGCGAGGGATATCTGTTATGCCGATGCGGCAGGTAATTTTTTCCTGCATGCCGGGCCACTCTATTTGCACGCCACCGGGCAGAAGATTCCGAAACATGGTGCCGAAGATGGCCTCATGCCGGTTCGACAGTCATTTGCCACGAATGCCTTGAAACTCATCTTTGCGATCTTGACCGATCCCGATTTGGATCATGAGCCAGCCAAGGCTTTATTGAATCAGAATTACCGGATTATTGGCAGAATTACCGGGACGCCGTTGGGGTCAATTGCCGCTACCATGAGTGCCTTACAGACGGGGGGCTATGTGGTAACCGGTGAGAAGGGTGAGAAATTGCTTCTAAACCGGAAGAAACTGATGTCCCGCTGGATTGAGGACTATGCGGCACGACTTCGTCCGCGGCTCGTTGGCGGGCATTATTGGGTTCCCTCCGCGCAGTGGTGGGTGAAAGCCGATATTAATGAGACCAATGGGTTGTGGGGAGGCGAGGTCGCCGGGGCCAAGTTGACCGCCTATCTTTCACCCGAGACAGCCACGATCTACTGCGATGACCTATTAAGTGAATTCATCCTCCATGCCTCCTTGTACAAAGACCCTGTTGGGAAAGTCGAAGTCTTGCGGCCATTCTGGGGGCCGCTACCATGGGCCAAGCATAAGGATTGCGTTCACCCCTTATTGGTCTATGCCGACCTGATTGCCTCCGAAATTGACCGGAATGTTGAAACTGCTCAAAGAGTCTATGACCGTCACCTCC